The DNA region CCTTGGATGTTCGGGCGTGCACCCCGTTTCACCTCGATCCACCACGGGGTGTGCTCGACATCGCAGGCATTCGATCCACGCCCGTACTGCGTCTGCAGTAGCCCACCACGGGCTGCGTCGGGATAGACGCTGCGCAGCTCGTTGGCCACGTCACGTTCGCCCTGTGCCCCCTTCTGGCGGCTCCTACGCCCTACGCGCTTGCGATCGATCATCCTGCACCTCCTCTGGGCTCAGTCGGTAACCGCAATCGTCCTCGTGCACCAGGTTGGCACCCGCGCGCACGAATCGATCGGTGGCCCCGACTCCGCCCCAGATGTTTTTCGCGAGTTTCACCGAGATGACCTGCGTGTCCGCGCGCAGGGCATCGGGGGATACCCATGCCATGAGCGCAAACCGCGCTTCGATCTCGATGGAACTCGACTCGCTCGGGGACTGCAGGGAGGGCTCCCCTCGCTGGCTCGATCGGTTGAGCTGGGTCACTGCAACTATTGCCACCTGCTCATCGACTGCGCAGCGCTGCAGTCCAGCCCAGAGCCGCTGGATGTCGCTGCGCCGGTCGGCTCCGGGGTCCGACCGGATCTTCGTGAGGTAGTCCAGGATGATCACCCGGCAGCCCGCCTGCGCCAGGCGGCGGGCACAGACCAGTGCCTCCTCCTGCGTCGCATCGAGCGGGCACTCGAAGAGTGGAAACTCCCGCTCCCAGAGCGCCCGGAGGGCTGGATCGATCTCATCGAGGCAGGCCGCGGTCCCGCGCAGCAGCCGCCGGGAGTCGATGCCGGCTGCCATCGCAACGGCGCGTAGGCCGAGCTGCGCAGCGTTGTCTTCCAGTGAGACCACCCCCCACTGGTCGGTCGAATTGAGCGCCATGTGCATGGCCAGTGTCGATTTGCACGAGCCAGTACCACCGCCGAGTATGCCCACCGTCCCCGGCTGGATGCCTGCGCCGCCCATGGCTGCGTCAATGTGGGGTAGCCCCAGGCGCATCCAGGCGGGCGGTGACGGCGCGAGCAGTCCCGTGGCCATCGCTGCATGAATTAAATCCCCCAGTGTCTGCACGATTTGTTTCCCCCTTGCGTGCGCATAGGTATATGTACATGCTGTGCACATCACAGAGCAAGGGGGAGGTGACCATGAGCAGAGTCGGCACAGACCCGATGGCAGGCGTGAGCGAGGATGCCTGCACATTCGAGATCGACGGGGGCGCGGGCGGGGACGAGTGGCTGGCCCGTCGGTGGGAGTCAGTGGGGGCGAGCTGGGCCGCGGCGCTGCTCGACGAGGATCAGTACCACCAGCGCGACGCAGCCGAGGAGGGCATGTCGTCGCGCGCCATGCTGCTCCGCAAATGGCGGGAGCGACGCTCCATCCCGACGCGCGCCACCATGCACTGGGGTAGCTACGCGGAGCCCTGGATTCTGCAGACGGCAGCGCACATCCTCGGCGTGCCGATGATCAGGACCAACCACATGTACCGCTCTCGCGTGTGGCCGCACATGTCCTGCACTCTGGACGGGTGGTGTCTCCCCGATCGGGATTTCCAGGTCGCAGCGCACCCGGAATTTCTCATCGGTCGCACGGATCGGGAGGTGGAGTGGCTGGGTGATCTCCGCCACATGATTTACCGGCTGGGCGCGGAGCATGGCCCCGGGCTGGTGGAGGTGAAAATGAAGATGGCCCATGCGGTTTTCAAACCTCGGGGCGGCGAGAAAGATCCGGCGCTGCAATTCGACTACGGGCCTGCTGCGCACGGTGCGACGTGGGGCGCTCCTCGGCAGCATGCCTATCAGCTCCAGCATCAACTCGCAGTGTGCGGCGATGATCACGGGGGCGGTCCCCAGTGGTCCGTGCTGGTCGCGCTGATCGGCGGCATGGATTTTCGCGCATGGGTCGTGATGCGGGATCATGGATTCGCGCGGGCGCTCGGCGCGGCGGTGGAGCGCTTTTGGGAGCAGGTGCATGGCACAGATCACGATCTACATCCCGGATGATCTGAAGCGGCGCATGCGGCGCTATCCGGACGTCAATTTTTCCAGAGCCGCGGCGGCTGGCCTGCGCCGCGCGCTCACGATGGCGGAACGTCAGGCCGAATCAGGAGCAGAGGATGAGTCCAGAGCAGCGGAAGAAGAAAGCGACGGAGATCTGGCAGACCCTCAGCGGGGTTGACGTGTCCGAGCATGTCCAGAAGCGCGCGGGGTTGAGCTTTTTGTCGTGGGCATGGGCATGGGGCGTGCTCATGGAGCACTACCCCCAGGCCGCGGTGACGTTCGAGCGATTCGAGGGTCGGGATGTGATGACCTACGCCGACGGGACCTGCTCGGTGCATGTCTCGGTGGAGATCGATGGCATCACCCGCGAGATGTGGTTGCCGGTGATGGACCACCGCCACAAGGCCGTGAGCCAGCCGACAGCCCGCCAGATCTCAGATGCGAAACAGCGCGCGTGCTGCAAGGCGTTCGCGCTGTTTGGGCTCGGCCACTACATCTACGCAGGCGAGGATCTGCCCCCGGCGGAGACGCCCGAGGCGGCACCGATCAAGCGCTCTGCGCCTCGCGGAGGCGGCGCTCCGGGGCCCACGTCCAGCAGCACCCGCGCGCTAGAGGGGATGGTCCAGGCGCACTCGTCGCTCGG from Actinomycetes bacterium includes:
- a CDS encoding DUF1071 domain-containing protein produces the protein MSPEQRKKKATEIWQTLSGVDVSEHVQKRAGLSFLSWAWAWGVLMEHYPQAAVTFERFEGRDVMTYADGTCSVHVSVEIDGITREMWLPVMDHRHKAVSQPTARQISDAKQRACCKAFALFGLGHYIYAGEDLPPAETPEAAPIKRSAPRGGGAPGPTSSSTRALEGMVQAHSSLGSLYGDDQLRHAIHASTQVVHDYLLSVWLAREQALGGGPDDRPDFSARDEQPGQVQDVATN
- a CDS encoding AAA family ATPase yields the protein MATGLLAPSPPAWMRLGLPHIDAAMGGAGIQPGTVGILGGGTGSCKSTLAMHMALNSTDQWGVVSLEDNAAQLGLRAVAMAAGIDSRRLLRGTAACLDEIDPALRALWEREFPLFECPLDATQEEALVCARRLAQAGCRVIILDYLTKIRSDPGADRRSDIQRLWAGLQRCAVDEQVAIVAVTQLNRSSQRGEPSLQSPSESSSIEIEARFALMAWVSPDALRADTQVISVKLAKNIWGGVGATDRFVRAGANLVHEDDCGYRLSPEEVQDDRSQARRA
- a CDS encoding YqaJ viral recombinase family protein — protein: MSEDACTFEIDGGAGGDEWLARRWESVGASWAAALLDEDQYHQRDAAEEGMSSRAMLLRKWRERRSIPTRATMHWGSYAEPWILQTAAHILGVPMIRTNHMYRSRVWPHMSCTLDGWCLPDRDFQVAAHPEFLIGRTDREVEWLGDLRHMIYRLGAEHGPGLVEVKMKMAHAVFKPRGGEKDPALQFDYGPAAHGATWGAPRQHAYQLQHQLAVCGDDHGGGPQWSVLVALIGGMDFRAWVVMRDHGFARALGAAVERFWEQVHGTDHDLHPG